Proteins encoded within one genomic window of Rossellomorea vietnamensis:
- a CDS encoding dipeptidase yields the protein MIFDAHCDVLMKLYLEPGSGAFQSKGSLHITYPQLIQSSSKIQLFAIYIPSYLKPGQRFQAALEMVNLFHNKILKPNPKMKFVTSKKDIEHLSEGEIGAMLTLEGIEAVEEDLTKLEILYRLGVRSVGLTWNWANAAADGALEPRGGGLTNFGEDIVSFLNEKRLWTDVSHLCEKAFWDVMDSAEYPIASHSNVYSICPNPRNLKNDQIEALIKKNSVMGITFVPPFLNKKGTAEISDVVRHIEHVCSLGGEDHVGFGSDFDGITETVQGLSSYIHYDNLINTLQRYYSEKQVRKFLFQNFFKRLPD from the coding sequence ATGATATTTGATGCACACTGTGATGTGTTGATGAAGCTATATCTAGAGCCGGGGAGTGGGGCCTTTCAATCGAAGGGTTCCTTACATATTACCTATCCTCAACTCATTCAAAGCAGCAGTAAAATACAATTGTTCGCAATCTATATCCCATCCTATCTGAAGCCGGGGCAACGGTTTCAAGCAGCACTTGAAATGGTGAATCTTTTTCATAATAAGATCCTTAAGCCAAACCCAAAGATGAAATTCGTCACATCTAAAAAGGATATCGAGCATCTTTCAGAAGGTGAAATAGGGGCAATGCTGACACTGGAAGGTATAGAAGCAGTGGAGGAGGATCTTACGAAGCTCGAAATCCTTTACAGGCTGGGAGTCCGGTCGGTCGGTTTGACGTGGAATTGGGCCAATGCAGCAGCAGATGGCGCCCTTGAACCGAGAGGTGGCGGGTTGACCAACTTTGGGGAAGACATCGTCTCCTTCTTAAATGAGAAAAGACTTTGGACAGATGTGTCACATCTATGTGAAAAAGCATTCTGGGATGTGATGGATTCTGCTGAATATCCGATAGCATCCCACTCAAATGTCTACTCGATCTGTCCCAATCCACGAAACTTGAAAAATGATCAGATTGAGGCACTCATCAAGAAAAATAGCGTAATGGGCATCACCTTTGTTCCACCATTTTTAAACAAGAAAGGGACAGCGGAGATTTCCGACGTAGTCCGCCATATCGAACATGTCTGCAGTCTAGGAGGTGAGGATCATGTCGGATTTGGCTCCGATTTCGACGGCATAACAGAAACCGTCCAAGGTCTTTCCTCATACATTCATTATGATAACTTAATCAACACCCTTCAACGATACTACAGTGAAAAACAAGTGAGGAAATTCTTATTCCAGAACTTCTTTAAGAGACTGCCTGATTGA
- a CDS encoding 2-oxoacid:ferredoxin oxidoreductase subunit beta — translation MATFKDFRNNVKPNWCPGCGDFSVQAAIQRASANVGLDPEQLAVVSGIGCSGRISGYINSYGFHGIHGRSLPIAQGLKMANKDLTVIASGGDGDGFAIGLGHTIHAIRRNVDVTYIVMDNQIYGLTKGQTSPRSSAGFKTKSTPQGSIEQALSPMEMALSAGATFVAQSFSSDLKELTALIEAGLNHKGFSLINVFSPCVTYNKINTYDWFKENLTKLADVEGYDPSNREQAMNTLMEKDGLVTGLIYQNNEQPSYQDLVSGYSEEPLSTHDLRLDESKFDELVKEFM, via the coding sequence ATGGCTACCTTCAAAGATTTCAGGAATAATGTGAAACCAAACTGGTGTCCTGGATGTGGGGACTTCTCGGTACAGGCTGCGATCCAACGGGCTTCTGCCAATGTGGGACTTGATCCGGAACAGTTAGCGGTCGTTTCAGGGATCGGATGTTCAGGACGTATATCCGGATACATCAATTCTTACGGCTTTCACGGAATCCATGGGCGGTCACTTCCAATTGCCCAGGGATTGAAAATGGCCAATAAAGACTTGACCGTCATCGCTTCAGGCGGGGATGGGGATGGATTCGCCATCGGTCTTGGGCATACGATCCATGCCATTCGCCGGAATGTGGATGTCACATACATTGTAATGGACAATCAAATTTATGGATTAACAAAAGGACAAACGTCACCGCGTTCGTCTGCCGGTTTCAAAACCAAGTCTACGCCACAGGGATCGATCGAACAGGCGCTTTCCCCGATGGAAATGGCCCTTTCGGCAGGAGCAACCTTTGTCGCTCAAAGCTTCTCTTCTGACTTGAAAGAACTGACGGCCTTGATCGAAGCGGGACTTAACCATAAAGGTTTCTCCCTAATCAATGTGTTCAGCCCTTGTGTCACATATAATAAAATCAATACGTACGATTGGTTTAAAGAGAACCTTACAAAGCTCGCTGATGTAGAAGGTTATGACCCTTCAAATCGGGAGCAGGCCATGAATACACTCATGGAGAAGGATGGACTGGTTACTGGTTTGATTTATCAAAACAATGAACAGCCATCGTACCAAGACCTGGTGTCAGGTTATTCCGAAGAGCCTCTCAGTACTCATGATTTAAGATTAGATGAAAGTAAATTTGATGAATTAGTGAAAGAATTTATGTAA
- a CDS encoding TIGR00282 family metallophosphoesterase, translating into MKILFVGDVVGSMGREMITEYLPKLKKKHSPDFTIVNGENAASGRGITEKIYKQFLQDGANMVTLGNHTWDNKDIFNFIDSSKQMVRPANFPEGTPGSGLVFAEVYGKEVAVINAQGRTFMPPLDDPFKALDELVDEAKKRTSVIFVDFHAEATSEKQAVGWFLDGRVSAVIGTHTHVQTADNRILPNGTAFMCDVGMTGPYDEVLGMSKDSVLRRFQTSLPVRFEVPKAGRKILSACLIDIDQKSGKAKKIERILINEDHPFMAEY; encoded by the coding sequence ATGAAAATATTATTTGTTGGAGACGTAGTCGGTTCAATGGGCCGTGAGATGATTACAGAATACCTGCCTAAGTTAAAGAAAAAGCATTCACCGGATTTTACAATCGTAAATGGGGAGAATGCTGCATCAGGTAGAGGGATTACTGAGAAGATATATAAACAATTCTTACAAGATGGCGCCAATATGGTCACCCTGGGAAATCACACATGGGACAATAAGGATATCTTTAATTTTATCGATTCATCCAAACAAATGGTCAGGCCTGCTAATTTCCCTGAAGGAACGCCTGGGAGCGGCTTAGTGTTTGCGGAAGTGTACGGTAAAGAGGTTGCGGTTATCAACGCTCAAGGAAGGACGTTTATGCCTCCTCTCGATGATCCATTTAAAGCTCTTGATGAGCTTGTTGATGAGGCCAAAAAGAGAACCTCCGTCATATTCGTTGATTTTCATGCAGAGGCAACAAGTGAGAAACAGGCTGTAGGCTGGTTTCTGGATGGCCGGGTGTCTGCAGTGATTGGAACGCACACTCATGTTCAAACGGCGGACAATCGGATCCTTCCAAATGGCACTGCATTTATGTGTGACGTTGGTATGACGGGACCATACGATGAGGTACTGGGAATGAGTAAGGATTCCGTTCTAAGGAGATTCCAGACGAGTTTACCTGTTCGTTTTGAAGTACCGAAGGCCGGACGTAAAATCCTGAGTGCTTGTTTAATCGACATTGATCAAAAGTCGGGGAAAGCGAAAAAAATCGAGCGCATATTGATCAACGAAGACCATCCGTTTATGGCAGAATATTAA
- a CDS encoding glycosyltransferase family 2 protein, with translation MKVSIIIPFYNCAYIDQAINSALRQTYKDIEVIVVDDGSTQYVEKIQPFKSKIKYIRKENGGTASALNAGLRHATGRYFAWLSSDDVFVESKIARQVAYMQSNGSRVSYTAFKTINSNNKIVDEIHSRKMGRRSFQKLLLKGCPVNGCTVIAETDLIKQAGWFDERLKYTQDYEMWCRLCLYTTMDYLDEVLVLYRVHPQMGSIKHGPNIVKETQYVQRKYQSFFQMASKKKKL, from the coding sequence TTGAAAGTATCAATAATTATCCCATTCTATAATTGCGCTTATATTGACCAGGCGATCAATAGCGCACTTCGTCAAACCTATAAAGATATTGAAGTGATCGTAGTGGATGATGGTTCAACTCAATATGTTGAAAAAATACAACCCTTTAAAAGCAAAATTAAATATATTCGTAAGGAAAATGGTGGTACGGCTTCTGCTTTAAATGCCGGCTTAAGACATGCAACTGGAAGGTATTTTGCATGGCTGAGTTCAGATGATGTATTTGTGGAAAGCAAGATTGCAAGGCAAGTCGCTTACATGCAATCAAATGGGTCGAGAGTATCCTATACAGCATTTAAAACCATAAATAGTAATAATAAAATAGTGGACGAGATCCACTCAAGGAAAATGGGCAGGAGGTCATTTCAGAAGCTATTATTAAAGGGATGTCCAGTAAATGGTTGTACTGTTATCGCTGAAACCGATCTAATAAAGCAGGCAGGTTGGTTTGACGAGAGATTGAAGTATACGCAGGACTATGAAATGTGGTGCCGACTTTGTCTTTACACAACGATGGATTATTTAGATGAAGTCCTTGTATTATATCGAGTCCATCCCCAAATGGGGTCTATCAAACATGGCCCTAATATTGTGAAAGAAACTCAGTATGTCCAAAGGAAATATCAAAGTTTCTTTCAGATGGCAAGCAAGAAGAAAAAGCTCTAA
- a CDS encoding glycosyltransferase family 4 protein: MKILFVFYVPSGGVETLNRQRAIALKQRGIHCDFLYYSKRRNLINHKDSNVFITNNDNEIKNILQKGQYKAMVITSDFVAMERFRKLGFKGKIIFEIQGFGPKSVARTQLQRAIPFVQKYCDALLYPKTPHIGIILREFFKSTPIFEFNNCFDHKAFTYQKHLKPERPIIAWIGRLEDNKNWREFLHIGHQMIRKNKNIVLYMFEDPSLSTPQERNEFILLKSRLNLDKHVQLLQNVPNSQMPGYFSRIGDSGGFLCSTSKVEGAPYSLLEAMSCKCPVLTTDSDGVRSMIIHNKSGKYYQIGNINHAVKQAEELMLNTPLRTYIIENALVHLRSQFSYTQYSNKFMKMLKDIGL; the protein is encoded by the coding sequence ATGAAAATATTATTCGTCTTTTACGTACCAAGCGGTGGGGTTGAAACGTTAAATAGACAAAGAGCAATTGCCCTTAAACAAAGGGGAATCCATTGTGATTTTTTATATTATAGTAAACGGAGAAATTTAATAAATCATAAGGACTCAAATGTTTTCATTACAAATAATGATAATGAGATTAAGAACATATTGCAAAAAGGACAATATAAAGCCATGGTGATAACTTCTGATTTTGTTGCTATGGAAAGGTTCAGAAAATTAGGCTTTAAGGGGAAAATCATTTTTGAAATTCAAGGGTTTGGTCCCAAAAGTGTGGCTAGAACTCAATTACAACGCGCAATCCCTTTTGTACAAAAATATTGTGATGCCCTACTTTATCCAAAGACACCCCATATTGGGATAATCCTTAGAGAGTTCTTCAAATCTACGCCAATATTTGAATTTAATAATTGCTTCGATCACAAAGCTTTCACTTACCAAAAGCACCTTAAACCTGAAAGGCCAATCATAGCATGGATTGGTAGATTAGAAGACAACAAAAATTGGCGTGAATTTTTACACATTGGTCACCAAATGATTAGAAAGAATAAAAATATTGTCCTATATATGTTTGAAGATCCAAGCTTATCTACCCCACAGGAAAGGAATGAGTTTATTTTATTGAAAAGTAGATTGAATCTAGATAAACATGTCCAATTATTACAAAATGTTCCGAACAGTCAAATGCCTGGATATTTCTCCAGGATAGGTGATTCCGGTGGATTTCTTTGCTCCACTTCCAAGGTAGAAGGTGCCCCTTACTCCTTATTAGAAGCCATGAGCTGCAAATGTCCTGTTCTTACTACAGATTCAGATGGAGTCAGAAGTATGATTATTCATAATAAATCAGGAAAGTATTATCAAATCGGGAATATTAACCATGCAGTTAAGCAGGCAGAAGAGTTGATGCTTAATACCCCGCTACGAACATACATTATTGAAAATGCGTTAGTTCACTTACGATCCCAGTTCAGCTATACACAATATAGTAATAAGTTCATGAAAATGTTAAAAGACATAGGGTTATAG
- a CDS encoding M67 family metallopeptidase gives MSQRFYKTILIEVKKELPNEGCGLISGSGNVCKTIWPTRNSEPTPYSFAIDPDEQDQVLEHMVLKRETFMGIYHSHPYGIPVPSRDDVAYAHHPELYYFIAAVGGGKEELRCYKIRNGKVKHIDILIE, from the coding sequence ATGTCTCAACGATTTTACAAAACCATTTTAATTGAAGTGAAAAAGGAACTGCCTAATGAAGGCTGTGGATTAATTTCAGGGTCAGGAAATGTATGTAAAACGATTTGGCCAACGAGAAATTCAGAGCCTACACCGTATTCCTTTGCGATCGACCCCGATGAACAGGATCAAGTTTTGGAACATATGGTTTTGAAAAGAGAGACGTTCATGGGGATCTATCACTCCCATCCTTATGGAATTCCTGTTCCCTCCAGGGACGATGTTGCCTACGCCCATCACCCAGAACTTTATTATTTCATAGCCGCTGTCGGAGGGGGGAAAGAGGAGCTAAGGTGTTACAAGATTCGTAATGGAAAGGTCAAGCACATCGATATATTGATTGAATGA
- a CDS encoding IS3 family transposase (programmed frameshift) has protein sequence MAKFTQESKLKAAKRYLNELVSYRDLANQVGVDQSVLRYWVMLVRHHGDQAFTFPYTNYPSAFKLRVIQFITEKNCSIREASAIFHIPDPCMVRRWVKKWERAGEDAFGSLEMRPSTMTSNHKDKKIKDNSSNQTMEDMKKELEYLRMENAYLKKLKGLSSGRTITNEIKAKVVFELRNEFPVTKMIKVAKLPKSTYYHITKKLDQPDPDRKWKRRINFIYHKHLGRLGYRRITDVLQAKGHDINKKKVLRIMRELGLKCIVRMKKYKSYKGKVGKVAPNILNRNFRADKPNQKWVTDVTEFKLFGQKLYLSPILDLFNGEIITYTLQSRPTFDLVEKMLEKGLKHVNEGDELLIHSDQGWHYQMAQYRRTLKKHNITQSMSRKGNCYDNSVMENFFGIMKSEFLYLKEFDSIEHFKEELKEYMYYYNHLRIKSRLKRKSPVAYRVSTELAA, from the exons ATGGCCAAGTTTACTCAAGAATCTAAATTGAAAGCTGCTAAACGTTATCTTAATGAACTCGTTAGTTATCGAGATCTTGCCAATCAAGTGGGGGTTGATCAATCTGTTCTGCGCTATTGGGTGATGTTAGTTCGTCACCACGGGGACCAAGCCTTTACCTTTCCCTATACAAACTATCCTTCCGCCTTTAAACTGAGGGTAATTCAATTTATTACGGAGAAGAATTGCTCCATTCGAGAGGCATCAGCCATTTTTCATATCCCAGACCCCTGTATGGTTCGTAGGTGGGTCAAAAAGTGGGAAAGAGCTGGAGAAGATGCCTTCGGATCATTAGAAATGAGGCCTTCTACAATGACATCTAATCATAAAGATAAGAAGATCAAAGATAACTCTTCTAACCAAACGATGGAAGATATGAAAAAAGAACTGGAATACCTTCGTATGGAAAATGCGTATTTAAAAAAGCTAAAAG GCCTTAGTTCAGGAAGAACCATCACCAACGAAATCAAAGCGAAAGTAGTATTTGAACTAAGGAACGAATTCCCGGTGACTAAAATGATAAAAGTAGCTAAGCTGCCTAAAAGTACTTACTATCACATCACAAAAAAATTAGACCAACCAGATCCTGATCGCAAATGGAAAAGAAGGATCAATTTCATCTACCATAAACACTTAGGACGCCTTGGGTACCGTCGCATTACGGACGTTCTTCAAGCAAAAGGACACGATATAAATAAAAAGAAAGTCCTTCGAATCATGAGAGAATTGGGCCTTAAATGCATTGTGCGAATGAAAAAATATAAATCCTACAAAGGGAAAGTTGGAAAAGTAGCTCCCAACATCCTAAATCGTAATTTTAGAGCCGATAAACCTAATCAAAAATGGGTGACAGACGTAACGGAGTTCAAACTGTTCGGTCAAAAGCTCTATCTGTCCCCCATTCTAGACCTATTTAACGGAGAGATCATTACCTATACGCTCCAATCAAGGCCGACATTTGACTTGGTCGAGAAGATGTTAGAAAAAGGATTAAAACATGTAAATGAAGGCGATGAGCTCTTAATCCATTCAGATCAAGGGTGGCATTATCAAATGGCTCAGTACCGAAGGACACTGAAAAAACATAACATCACCCAAAGTATGTCTCGTAAAGGAAACTGTTACGACAACTCGGTCATGGAGAACTTTTTTGGGATAATGAAGTCTGAGTTCCTTTACTTAAAGGAATTTGATAGTATCGAGCACTTTAAAGAAGAACTGAAAGAATACATGTATTACTACAATCACCTGAGAATCAAATCAAGGTTAAAACGAAAAAGTCCGGTAGCTTATCGAGTAAGTACTGAATTAGCTGCTTAG
- a CDS encoding NAD-dependent epimerase/dehydratase family protein — MKALVTGGAGFIGSHLVDALISKGYCVHVIDNLSSGRKEYLNSSAVFHEFDISSADAHQLIIKEKPEYIFHLAAQADVSRSIHSPIEDMHINVAGTLNLLDACRHYPVKNFVFSSTSAVYGNTGSELINESQQPSPLSFYGLSKLTAERYIKLFHDTFKTPFVILRYGNVYGPRQTPKGEGGVIAVFHEKLQKNQDLKVHGNGLQTRDYIFVQDVVEANIAAAIKGRNMIFQISTGQRTSILQLIALLKKYHNKEFHYLHSDERQGDIKHSCLDNTLAKRILAWEPYYSFEKGMKETYSSYSF; from the coding sequence TTGAAAGCACTTGTTACTGGAGGAGCAGGATTTATCGGCTCCCATTTAGTCGATGCCCTAATTAGCAAAGGATATTGTGTACACGTTATCGATAATTTAAGCAGTGGTCGAAAGGAATATTTAAATTCCTCTGCCGTTTTTCATGAATTTGATATTTCATCGGCGGATGCACATCAACTGATTATAAAAGAAAAGCCGGAGTATATCTTTCATTTAGCTGCTCAGGCGGATGTATCCCGTTCCATCCATTCCCCTATTGAAGATATGCATATCAATGTTGCCGGAACCCTGAATTTATTGGATGCTTGCAGACATTATCCTGTCAAAAATTTTGTATTTTCTTCTACTTCTGCGGTTTACGGAAATACAGGAAGTGAGTTGATTAACGAATCACAGCAGCCGTCTCCCTTGTCGTTTTACGGCTTATCAAAACTTACAGCTGAACGCTATATAAAACTATTTCACGATACATTCAAAACCCCATTCGTTATCCTTCGTTACGGGAATGTCTACGGTCCTAGGCAAACGCCTAAAGGAGAAGGAGGTGTAATTGCGGTATTTCATGAGAAACTGCAAAAAAACCAGGATTTAAAAGTTCATGGAAATGGGCTGCAAACCCGTGATTATATTTTTGTTCAAGATGTGGTGGAGGCAAATATTGCTGCAGCTATTAAAGGAAGGAATATGATTTTCCAGATAAGTACTGGCCAGAGGACTTCCATCCTACAATTAATTGCACTATTAAAAAAATATCACAATAAAGAATTCCACTACCTCCATTCGGATGAAAGACAGGGTGATATAAAGCATAGTTGTCTAGATAATACATTGGCCAAACGTATATTAGCTTGGGAACCATATTACTCCTTTGAAAAAGGAATGAAAGAAACCTATTCATCCTATTCCTTCTAA
- a CDS encoding 2-oxoacid:acceptor oxidoreductase subunit alpha: MKEQLSWKVGGQQGEGIESTGEIFSMALNRLGYFLYGYRHFSSRIKGGHTNNKIRVSTTQVRAIADDLDILVAFDQETIDVNYKELHSDGVIIADAKFKPVKPEDTDASLYIVPFTELATELGTSLMKNMVAVGATCAVLNLDPLVFKEVVEEIFGRKGETVVEKNMEAVKQGFAAMKAELGDKVGSLQLKEADGNKRMFMIGNDAIALGALAGGVRLMAAYPITPASEIMEYLIKKLPMVGGTVIQTEDEIAAATMAIGANYGGIRSFTASAGPGLSLMMEAIGLSGMTEQPLVVVDTQRGGPSTGLPTKQEQSDLMAMIYGTHGEIPKIVLAPSTVQEAFYDTVEAFNLAEEYQCPVIILSDLQLSLGKQTVEPLDYSKVEIRRGKLAANESELEELEPKKYYKRFEVTEDGVSPRVIPGMKNGIHHVTGVEHDETGKPSESPVNRQAQMDKRMRKLENIKFQNPIHTHAPHEEADLLLVGFNSTRGVIEESMGRLEADGLKVNHAHIRLIHPLPSDELEPLMHSAKKVVVVENNATGQLANIIKMNVGFGNKIVKMTKYDGTPYLPNEIHSRCKELN; encoded by the coding sequence ATGAAGGAACAGCTTTCATGGAAAGTTGGCGGACAGCAAGGTGAAGGTATTGAGAGTACAGGTGAAATCTTTTCCATGGCCCTCAATCGCCTTGGGTATTTCTTATATGGTTACCGCCATTTCTCCTCCCGTATTAAAGGTGGACATACAAACAATAAGATTCGTGTAAGCACCACACAAGTACGTGCGATTGCGGACGATTTAGATATTTTGGTTGCATTTGACCAGGAAACGATTGATGTGAATTACAAAGAATTACATAGCGATGGCGTTATTATAGCCGATGCAAAGTTCAAACCTGTGAAACCTGAAGATACTGATGCTTCCCTTTATATTGTTCCCTTCACTGAATTAGCGACGGAGCTCGGGACTTCCCTCATGAAGAACATGGTGGCAGTGGGGGCTACCTGTGCCGTTCTCAATCTAGATCCACTTGTTTTCAAGGAAGTAGTGGAAGAGATCTTTGGTCGCAAAGGTGAAACGGTCGTTGAGAAAAATATGGAAGCGGTCAAGCAGGGATTTGCGGCGATGAAAGCAGAACTCGGTGACAAGGTAGGTTCCCTGCAACTGAAAGAAGCAGACGGGAATAAACGTATGTTTATGATCGGAAACGACGCCATAGCTCTGGGTGCACTCGCAGGAGGCGTTCGATTGATGGCGGCTTATCCGATTACGCCGGCATCTGAAATCATGGAGTATCTCATCAAGAAGCTGCCGATGGTCGGCGGGACCGTCATCCAAACGGAGGATGAAATCGCAGCTGCCACAATGGCAATCGGGGCGAACTACGGAGGTATCCGTTCCTTCACGGCTTCAGCAGGACCAGGGCTTTCACTTATGATGGAAGCGATCGGGCTATCCGGAATGACAGAACAGCCGCTTGTTGTGGTGGATACGCAGCGCGGGGGACCGTCTACAGGGTTGCCTACGAAACAGGAACAATCCGATTTAATGGCGATGATTTACGGTACTCACGGTGAAATTCCTAAAATCGTCCTGGCACCAAGTACCGTTCAGGAAGCGTTTTATGATACAGTGGAAGCTTTTAACCTGGCGGAAGAGTATCAATGCCCGGTCATCATTCTTTCGGATCTACAACTTTCTTTGGGTAAACAAACTGTAGAACCCCTTGATTACAGTAAAGTGGAAATACGCAGAGGTAAGCTTGCGGCTAATGAATCTGAATTAGAAGAATTAGAACCAAAGAAATATTATAAGCGCTTTGAAGTGACGGAAGATGGGGTATCACCTCGCGTCATCCCCGGAATGAAAAATGGGATCCATCATGTTACAGGCGTTGAGCACGATGAAACCGGAAAGCCATCCGAATCTCCTGTGAACAGACAGGCCCAGATGGATAAACGTATGCGCAAACTTGAGAATATCAAATTCCAAAATCCAATACACACACATGCCCCTCATGAAGAGGCTGACTTGTTATTAGTAGGTTTCAACTCTACACGCGGGGTAATTGAGGAATCGATGGGTCGTTTGGAAGCTGATGGATTGAAAGTGAATCATGCTCATATCCGTTTGATCCATCCTCTTCCGTCCGATGAATTGGAGCCACTTATGCATTCAGCGAAGAAGGTGGTTGTAGTTGAAAATAACGCTACCGGTCAATTAGCCAACATTATTAAAATGAATGTAGGCTTCGGGAATAAAATCGTTAAAATGACAAAGTATGATGGAACACCATACTTACCAAATGAAATTCATTCAAGATGTAAGGAGTTGAACTGA
- the spoVS gene encoding stage V sporulation protein SpoVS, with the protein MEILKVSAKSNPNSVAGALAGVLRERGGAEIQAIGAGALNQAVKAVAIARGFVAPSGLDLICIPAFTDILIDGEERTAIKLIVEPR; encoded by the coding sequence ATGGAAATATTAAAAGTTTCAGCAAAATCTAATCCTAATTCTGTAGCTGGTGCACTCGCCGGTGTTCTTCGTGAGAGAGGAGGAGCTGAAATTCAAGCAATCGGTGCAGGAGCTTTAAATCAAGCCGTCAAGGCTGTCGCCATTGCAAGAGGCTTTGTGGCTCCCAGTGGTTTAGATTTAATATGTATCCCGGCATTTACGGATATTCTGATCGATGGAGAAGAACGTACGGCGATAAAGTTAATTGTGGAACCAAGATAA
- the rny gene encoding ribonuclease Y has product MQPITIIFILLGLIVGVVVGYLIRKSIAEAKIAGAKGSAEQILEDAKREADALKKEALLEAKDENHKLRTEMENDLRERRNELQKQENRLMQKEENLDRKDETLDKREGLLERKEGTLNERQQHIEEMESKVDEMVRSQQTELERISSLTRDEAKGIILDRVENELSHDIAIMVREHETRAKEDADKKAKEVLSLAIQRCAAEHVAETTVSVVNLPNDEMKGRIIGREGRNIRTLETLTGIDLIIDDTPEAVILSGFDPIRRETARIALEKLVQDGRIHPARIEEMVDKSRREVDEYIREIGEQTTFEVGVHGLHPDLIKILGRLKYRTSYGQNVLKHSMEVAYLSGLLAAELGEDERLAKRAGLLHDIGKAIDHEVEGSHVEIGVELATKYKEHPVVINSIASHHGDTEPTSIIAVLVAAADALSAARPGARSETLENYIRRLEKLEEISESYEGVEKSFAIQAGREVRIMVRPEAIDDLESHRLARDIRKRIEDELDYPGHIKVTVIRETRAVEYAK; this is encoded by the coding sequence ATGCAACCTATTACAATCATCTTCATTTTGCTTGGCCTAATCGTCGGTGTAGTTGTTGGATACCTAATTCGTAAGTCCATTGCTGAAGCAAAGATTGCTGGTGCTAAAGGTTCAGCGGAGCAGATTTTAGAAGATGCGAAGCGCGAGGCAGATGCTCTGAAGAAAGAAGCACTTTTGGAAGCAAAGGACGAAAATCATAAACTTCGCACTGAAATGGAAAATGACCTTCGTGAACGAAGAAATGAATTGCAAAAACAAGAAAATCGTTTGATGCAAAAAGAGGAAAACCTCGATCGGAAAGATGAAACGCTTGATAAGCGTGAAGGCTTACTCGAGAGAAAAGAGGGGACTCTTAACGAGAGACAACAACATATTGAAGAGATGGAAAGCAAAGTGGACGAGATGGTACGATCACAGCAAACAGAGCTAGAACGTATCTCCAGCCTGACTCGTGATGAAGCGAAAGGAATCATCCTTGACCGCGTGGAAAATGAACTCTCCCATGATATCGCCATCATGGTCAGAGAGCATGAAACACGCGCGAAGGAAGATGCAGATAAGAAGGCGAAAGAAGTCCTATCACTGGCTATTCAACGTTGCGCTGCTGAACATGTGGCAGAGACAACGGTCAGCGTTGTGAATCTACCGAATGATGAGATGAAAGGTCGAATTATTGGGCGGGAAGGACGTAACATTCGTACGCTGGAAACACTTACGGGTATTGATTTGATTATTGATGATACTCCTGAAGCGGTTATTCTTTCTGGTTTTGATCCGATTCGTAGAGAAACGGCTCGAATTGCATTAGAGAAATTAGTTCAGGATGGACGTATCCACCCTGCACGAATTGAAGAAATGGTGGATAAATCCCGCCGCGAAGTGGATGAGTATATCCGGGAAATTGGTGAACAGACTACTTTCGAAGTAGGCGTTCATGGGCTTCATCCGGATTTGATCAAGATCCTGGGACGTTTGAAGTATCGTACAAGTTACGGTCAGAACGTTTTAAAACACTCGATGGAAGTGGCTTATCTGTCCGGTTTACTCGCAGCTGAGCTTGGTGAGGATGAAAGACTCGCCAAACGCGCCGGATTGCTTCATGATATCGGAAAGGCGATCGATCACGAAGTGGAAGGAAGCCACGTCGAAATTGGTGTAGAACTTGCAACGAAGTACAAAGAGCACCCTGTTGTCATCAACAGTATAGCTTCTCACCATGGAGACACTGAGCCGACGTCCATCATTGCCGTTCTGGTTGCTGCAGCTGATGCTTTATCTGCTGCAAGACCTGGAGCAAGAAGTGAGACGCTTGAGAACTACATCCGTCGACTGGAGAAATTGGAAGAAATCTCGGAGTCATATGAAGGCGTTGAGAAATCATTCGCAATCCAGGCAGGACGTGAAGTACGCATCATGGTAAGACCGGAAGCCATTGACGATCTGGAATCACACAGATTGGCAAGGGATATCCGTAAACGTATTGAAGATGAGCTTGACTATCCGGGCCATATTAAAGTAACGGTCATCCGTGAAACAAGGGCCGTCGAATACGCAAAATAA